The following is a genomic window from Nymphaea colorata isolate Beijing-Zhang1983 chromosome 3, ASM883128v2, whole genome shotgun sequence.
ggaggaagaagggacgcagaggaagaagggtaggagggaggaggaagaagggaaggagggaggaggaagaaaggaaggagggaggaggaagaaaggaaggagggaggcagaggaaaaagggaaagagggaggaggaagaagggagcgagggaggcggaggaaaaagggcaagagggaggaggaagaagggaaggagggaggaggaagaaaggagggaggaggaagaaggaggaagaagggaaggagggaggaggaagaaaggagggaggaggaagaagggggcgagggaggaagaagggacgcggaggaagaagggaggcggaggaagaagggaaggcgggaggaagaaggagggagagaaggtTAGTCTTTGTCTTCCTCCAGCCACATCTTCtttttcctccgcctcccttcttcctcctccctccttcccttcttcctccctcgctccctttttcctccttcctcctccctccttcccttcttcctccctcgctccctttttccttcttcctcctttccttcttccttcccctcccttcttcctcctccctccttcccttctttctccgcctcccttcttcctccctcgcttcctttttcctcctccagccacatcttcttcttcctcctcctcctctgcaaAGGGTTTCAAAGCAACCCACCATTTCCACCAATTCTTCCTCCCTCGTCATCAAACAATGAAATTTGtttccagaaaaataattccaagttaacaaacacaacgtggttttggaaatatgaaaatttatttctcattcaccaattccagaaataaatttctggaaactTCTTTCCATAAACatatttccagccatcaaacgctACCTAGGCAAATCATTGGGCTTAGTGCAAGCCTGTTAGAAGATTTTCCTTACAGGCAGAGGCACAAGAAACAATGGTGTGTATGCCAATTTATGTCGTCAACCAAGCGTGTGATTCTTCTTTTTTACGAAGTTTGACAATTGTTGAGATTACTCTACTGCTTTGCTGGATAAATTAGCATTGTGTAAGTTCTTGAGATGTATTACTGGGGACATACCTAAGAATATGCTGTGTAGATTACATTTGTTTTATAAGCCTTATGGGAAGAagtaaatggttgaaataaTGCACTGAATGAGCAGGTGAACCAACTGGAGAAAGTGATAATGGTTACTCACTAGAACAGAACCTAATTCTATGTAAGTCTTCCAGATTGTCAActatgaagttaaaattttcacGTTATACACAAACACGTAGCACACACCATTGTAACAAGATAGAAGAGGGTGTCATCTGTCTAAAGCTGGCTCAGACACCTGGCAGTAATGTATTGGAAAACcatattcattttctctttgacttttATAGTGTTACCATTGTGGTGCCCTCCATGTTCATctaatattttatttgcattgGGGACATTTTTTCATAGTTTTTGGCACGTGTGAAAAGATATGAGATGCTTCAACTTCAGCAGTCAATTGCTATTTTTGCCAGTCTATGGATCCTTAAAATCACACTATGCTTTCCACGttagagaaaaataatgaatggATTCTCCCTTCCGAGTGTGTACTTGATTTCATTCATATGCCATCTCAGTAACAAAGTTGATAAGGAGTGTATAATCTACTGTTAGTATTCTGGTTATATACCTAACACGGATCTTCTACTATCTGTATATACTAACTTTCAGCTTATATAATGATGGGCTGTAAAATTAAGCTAATCAATGCTAGGATGCTGATGGACTCCTATAGCAGAAAGGATGATGATGTCACTTAAGTAGCTGATCAGAATCTTCGTTTGACAATACAGGATGATGGACTCCATATAGGCTAAGTGGCCAGCTTGCAGACAATATGAGAAATTTCTGTTGTTGTGgagttttattattttatggTTTGGTTTGACAGGCTCTTAGATACTGTACAATTAGATTTTCTGTATCCAGCAATAATATTATGTTCTGTCTTAAAGGTTTGATGCTCTAACTACCAAAAGTAGGAGTGAAGATCCTAGCCGTTTGGTTCCTTGGATTATGTTACCTCTTTCTTATACATTTTTTACTGCTCTTATACAGTGAGACTGACCTGGTAATGATCTTTCTTGTTTGACAGAACCAGGCTGGTGGCTGTAGCTACACAGAAGTTTATTTCAGAGATAGCTAGTGATGCTCTCCAGTATGTTTTCTGATCCTAtatgtaattttgtttcttcatgGTGCTAATATTTCTTCACTTATGAGCTgctcatatatttatattagaTGCCCGAACAATGGTCTTCAGGCAGTCCTTTCTCCTTATTAATTACTATGTATCTTAAAGAATAGATATGTTAATGTGCACCTagtttttctaaattttcatcTGGTACTGGTTTATAAGTAGCATGATAACCAGGAATGGCTTTAAAAAACAAAGGGTTGTCCAGATTCCTGGAATGGCCTGTTCCAAAAATTTATCCATGAATAATTCACTTTTCATTGACTTCATTTTATTTCTGTGCTAATCAGCCTTCAAGCCTTGTTCCTTCTTCCAAGTCATCTTTCTGGGCCTCTTGGTCTCGTCTGGTTCAGATGACCTCTGTGGAAGCCTACCTTGCCCACCCGACTGTCCGTCTCActatatttgaatatgaattgcTGTTTAGCTTCAGTTTGCTGTTACCAGTATAAGCACAAACAGGAACGTGAATCAGGAACCACTGGTGGAGCTGAAATTggaaaattgtgatttcaaatatttttagagGATTCATGAGCTGGAAATGAGTAGGAAATGGTATGAGGAGGTATTAGGAAGAGGTATGTGAAATTGTATAAGCTTAACAGAGATTCCTGAAAGAAGAGAGGTTTTTAGGAGATCAGAGTTGTGAAAGAAAGTTTGGTTGGTATCCCTCTAATTATGAATGAAGGTATTTCATGTCATGAATTTTGAAGTTCTCAATCATAGAACCAGGATTCCGTTGATCAACTTGTATGTCAGGGATTTGTGATTCTCATCACTAGGAACCATAATTGGTAACCAATTTCTTTTCCTGCTTTATAGGAATCACAATTCTCATAAGCTATAACCGACTCTGGTGTAAACCTTAGAAGCAAACTTTCTGTTTGCTCCAGTTTTCTCCTAGCTATTATTTTTATGCTAAAGAGGTAAAATTTTTTAGCTGTATTTAGTTATTATGTCTAGTTGCCATGCAATATCTGCCTATCTGATGTGGGATTTCCTGTATCCTGCATCTTTGTGcagaaacatttttcttgcaaGAGGCTTTCTATTTGTCCTGTTTGTCTACGCAATTCTTTCTTCATAAGTTATCGTTTCAGAGATTTCTCTGAACTTAATCATCTGTGTGTTCTGGCACCAGGTTGTGTAAGGCAAGACAATCAGCAGTAGTTAAGGATAAGAAAGATAAGCATCAGAAGGTAGATACAGTTTTATGACCCTTGCTCAAGTACCCGTCAATTAAGTGCTACTTTCTCGGAGGCATTATAACCACTGTGTAAGAATTATTTTTTCAGGATAAACGTCTCATATTGACAATGGAAGATCTCTCCAAGGCCTTGAGCGAGGTAATGAAATTTGGGTCCATGTGTCCCTCTTATGATGGATTAgttctgtttttcatttcatatatgGACAGCCAAATATCCATGCTGAcagcactctctctctctctttaggaGGTGCTTATGGGTGTGTTAGGTCTTAGACGTATTCTGCTGCCATAGCACTCGAGGTGCTTATGGGTGTGCTAATTTCTTAGGACTATCCAGCTCGCATGCCACCCCAAAAGATAGGAGAGCAAACTTCCAGTTGTTGGCATGATATGTGTAAAATAAGAAGTTCGATAATTATGGTGGAAATGATGTCAAGAAAGTGTTTATCCTTGGATTAGCTTTTGCAGCAAATTTTTTAACATCTAAACTGATTAACAATTTGTTGTGGTCCTGTTGCTTCATTTGATTGCTTTTACAAGAATACTTTGATCTGTTCATACCTCACCACAGATTTGAAGACTAAGCTCCACATGGgctgattctttcttttaaactgattttcttttctgttcacCTACATGGTCATTTGTTCTGGTAGAAAACATCCACTTGTCGTGAAAATTTACTTCTACTACTTACAATTTTCTTCTGACTGATGGTTGTTGTCTCTGCTTCCAGTATGGCATCAATGTGAAGCGTCCAGAATATTTTGCAGACAGCCCTTCAACTGGAATGGAACCCACTTCCAGAGATGAGTAGCTCCTGGTCTTCAGATTTTGAGACCCATTTTGTATATAATAGTCCCTGAACGGTTATGGGCCAAATTCATCTGTTAACTGTCATGTAACCAATTTTCATTATGCTAAACTAGATGTTAGGACTGGTAGTTGCTAAAAAGACAAcgtgaaaacaaaaaactataaGGAGTGCTAGATGTTTGCCATAATTCCAATTTGTTTGGGATCTCTACATGCTGAAATATAATTAACCAAGCTGGAGTTTTAAGCGTGCAAATCACAATCCTTGAGTATGTGTTCTAGTCGTGGAAAAGGTATCGTCCGTATGATTTGTTTCAGTGTCTCCATCTTTGCATTAGAAGGGTTATAACGTGTTGAAAATGAATTCTTCGTCTTGGTTAGTAGAAGCATTAAGGTACAGCCGTGAGGAGGGTTTGTGTAAAAAAAATGGTAGCTTGGACGCCTTTGCCATATTAACTCACTTCTTACTGGGCAAGTCACTCGGATGATATCTGCAAAGTTTGATCCATATTTTGGGCAAACAAAAGAGTTCATTTTAGAACTAAGACGATCCGATTAAATCTTTTTCCACGCACCAATTTGTTTTGGAACCATATGACGGGTAAAAGGAAGGCAGGAGGGGCAATATGGTGAGCCTTCTTACGAAGTCTCTTTCTCTCGgagttatatatatgtatgcattatgTCGCTAACGTACTTCTTTAGAGAAAATGAGCTTCTCCAATTAAAACTGTGCAGTCATCCTGCAAGTTGGGGAAGAACTATGAGTTGACATTGtcgaaatttcttttttgtttagttGGTGAAATTTTGTTCAATCCAGTAGGTAAAATTGTAACCATGTTATCTCTTTAATTACTGTTGTCGGATTGACTGAGTAGCTGCGACCATAACAGTTAACATCCTGCCTTTGTAGTTCATTTACCTCGCCCTGTTAGTAATCTCATATTCcttattttaaatttcacaaaTTTGTGATTCTCATTCACCTTTCCTTGACCTGAacaaatctatttttttaaattgattagTAATGCGTACATTCAGAATTTAATAATTCTTAAATGGCAAACTCAGGAAACTAAATTGTCCACTTCAGATAAGGAAACAGCTTTCCgtttatttaaaatttgaaattaaattaaaaataagaatcaGTTCTATATAAGTggctaaaattaaaatattggaAAGCATCAAATTCAGTTGACAACTCGACAATAAACAAGCAACCTTCtaatataaatcataaattgatatcatttttatttgtttgaaatcgaaTATCTATCACTCAACTTTGTGAACTTGAAGgcactaaaaaaataaaatatatctgGGAACAACTATACAAATCTTCTGCTGTCCAAGTCTGGCCAGCCGACTAGTCTTTTAAATCTTGTTACACAAGCACTGTTGCAGTTCAGCTCCAGACACTCGATTTAAAAATGCAGATCCAGGAACTGGAAGCCTGAGCAGCATTGAAGAGCAGTTTAAACAACTTCAGTATGAAATTGCAATGTCCGAGATTCCAAACAGAGCCACAGCATGAACTCCATTCACGCGTGAATTCATGTTCTGTTTGGCAACTGTTGAACACTAAAAACACAATACAATGCCTTTAACAGTTCGTACACAAGTTTGTTCCTTTCGTTAGCAAGCTAGCCAACAAACCGTGTCAGAATTTTTACCAATCATGATTCCATCTATACATCATACGACCCCACGCTTACCTCGAGCTTGAACTAGTCAAATAAAAACATCTGAACTAATTAATAAAATGATCGAACTCCTTTCACAAACCTTAGCGTTTGGTAGTTCAACCATGGAACTTGGTAGCTACAGGTTTCCTGAGCGGAAGCAGAAGTAGCAATTCATAAATCGAGAAATTTAAATAGAATCCATGAGAAAAACACAAGAAAGGAACATCAAGTGCTGCAGAGGAAAAGACAGACGGAAACTCGAGCCTCAACAGACAAATGCATTATCTTATACGCTTGAAGTTTGAACTCAAGGTCTACTGAAGATTACACTCGTAACAAATACATTGATTTACTAGGCAAACAATGATGCGCATATTTACAGAAAAGCTCTTCATTTAGCGCATTGTCAAAATCACAGCCCCAAAAGCCGAAGGACAGACAAGTGCCGACTTGAATGTGGCACTCGACAGCAGATCTTTTTTGAGAGAATGATACAgatggaaaatggaaaacaaaagcCAATGAACCTGAACTGACACAAGAATGACATCAGGAAAGCATACATCTCTAACTCAACCAAGAAAGGAATCTCATCGCTTTATTGCAATTTGTATGATGTTTCTTTGTGCTCCTGTCAAACTCTGTCCACAAACACcattaaaaaagaagatttagaaaaaaaaaaaaaaaccttctttaTGTAAGCCAAAACATTGCATATTGATGCAAAAGAAATGCATATGTTGACGACATGAACTAACAAGCTTGAGACTGCCATGTCATCAACGGCTTTCAACTAATAATCAACATCTTTCATGTATGGGGTATCCAGACAACGGAATGTGCTCAAAAGAACACAAGAATGTCCAAACCAAGCACAATATTTGTAAATAATTTTGCTATTAAAAATATCATCTACAAAATTACCATTAGTTACTCAGAGAACAAAATGCACATAATCGGTTGCCAATTAATTATGACAGTATAATTGACAGTGCAGCTTCTGAGAGGAGGAATTACAGAAGGTTTAAGCAAGAACAACAATACCTgacaaaaacaatcaaaatctGGCCTGTAGCTGCTTGAAAACTTTGTGATGCATTCCACAATATAGTTTGTAAGATTTATCTGCAAatacacaaaaaatgaaacGCTTTGGTAACAGTTTCCAAGTATTGTAGGATAAAATACTAGGGCCAGTTAGCACCTCATTAAGTGGGTCTCCCTTTAAAAGGCAGTCTTCATAATCATTATCTTCGCTCTGCAAATATGAGTTGGGAACAAATGATCGCCATCAGTGCCTGTAAGTTATTCagaacataaaaacaaaattatatcGCTTATCTAACCTCAAACAAGACTTTCTCCATAGCCTCAAGATGCTCTACTGAAGGTAGAACACTTGATAGTGAAGTTGCTGAATATATCAGAGTCTGACGATCAGCGTCTCCTGCATCCTGCACTTCTTCCCATTCGCTATCCTATAATCATTCAAAAATAGAGGAGTGGGTCCATTGCAGCCCCATAGGAAATAATAATATAATGGATCTGCATCATTGCATATTAACCAAATTTACCTCCTCATCTCTATCAAGGGTTTGCTCCTGAAGTTCAAGTAACATATCTGCCAAGATTGAGAGAATCTGCAGAAATAGAAGTAACATCCAGTAAGTCGAAAAAACAATGCATAAGCATTAGGAAAGGCAGGCTCAAAACATTTGTTCACTACAGAAAAGTGAATAAAAAGAATAAGCCACTAATATTAGACACTCTCGATGTAGAAGACATAAGACTTAACCAAACCTGCTACCAATTAATAATCAAATTTGTGCAACTAAAGGTTTGAACCTCAAAATTCCCTGAAACAAACCTTCACAGGAAGTGAGACCGTTGTCCACTGATCAGGAGATGTCTTTGCTTTTGAGCGAGTCACAATTCCTGTGGACGACTGAGAATTGGAACTTGTGTAAGTATAAGGTGATTCCAGCATCTTATAGTCACTTTAAAAGAAAGCATAAACAACCTTTATGAGCTGCCCTTGAACAAATATGTTTTCCAATTCAGCATGTCGAGAGGCGAGCAATAGAGCTAAAGCAGAAGTTGTAACCTTAATCTGATAACTCCCCTGAATT
Proteins encoded in this region:
- the LOC126409940 gene encoding uncharacterized protein LOC126409940 gives rise to the protein MGRNFPVAQEICFEFKKFFRFIKRGIFFFTIKGGNRNIFLEKCFQPGVETFFRIFFFFFTVRRKKGRRGRRQGGRRKKGRRRRKKGGKRKKEEERKEGGGRRGRGRKKGRRGRRVGGRRKKGRREEEERKEGGGRKEGGRQRKKGKREEEEGSEGGGGKRARGRRKKGRREEEERREEEEGGRREGGRRKKGGRRKKGAREEEGTRRKKGGGGRREGGRKKEGEKVSLCLPPATSSFSSASLLPPPSFPSSSLAPFFLLPPPSFPSSSLAPFFLLPPFLLPSPPFFLLPPSLLSPPPFFLPRFLFPPPATSSSSSSSSAKGFKATHHFHQFFLPRHQTMKFVSRKIIPS
- the LOC116251389 gene encoding transcription initiation factor TFIID subunit 10, whose amino-acid sequence is MNQAGDSRQDDDAALANFLNSLIDYNPTIPDELVEHCIAKSGFQCPDIRITRLVAVATQKFISEIASDALQLCKARQSAVVKDKKDKHQKDKRLILTMEDLSKALSEYGINVKRPEYFADSPSTGMEPTSRDE